One Jeotgalicoccus saudimassiliensis DNA window includes the following coding sequences:
- the pyrF gene encoding orotidine-5'-phosphate decarboxylase yields the protein MTAKPIIALDFSTYEEAKIFLAGFDEKLYVKIGMELYMQSGPAIIDVIKAYGHDVFLDLKLHDIPTTVERTMSVLGKLNVDMVNVHASGGFEMMKRAAAAFRKENADGKIIAVTQLTSMDERTMQREQQTPLSLTDSVLHYAELAYKAGLDGVVSSPLESRLIHNEISEHFLTVTPGIRLPDNNNDDQVRVVTPDKAKLLGSDYIVVGRPITQSSNPAEAYKEIKHLWEGV from the coding sequence ATGACAGCGAAACCAATTATTGCACTGGATTTCAGTACGTACGAAGAGGCTAAAATATTTCTTGCCGGCTTCGATGAAAAACTGTACGTCAAAATCGGCATGGAACTGTATATGCAGAGCGGGCCGGCGATTATCGATGTAATTAAAGCATACGGGCACGACGTTTTTCTGGACTTAAAATTACACGACATTCCGACAACAGTGGAACGTACAATGTCGGTACTCGGCAAACTTAATGTGGATATGGTCAACGTTCACGCATCCGGCGGTTTTGAAATGATGAAACGCGCCGCGGCAGCTTTCAGAAAAGAAAATGCAGATGGTAAAATAATTGCGGTGACACAGCTGACAAGCATGGATGAACGGACGATGCAGCGCGAGCAGCAGACACCGCTGTCTCTGACAGACAGCGTGCTTCATTATGCAGAACTGGCATATAAAGCGGGACTGGACGGTGTAGTATCATCACCGCTTGAAAGCAGACTGATTCATAATGAAATCTCGGAACACTTTTTAACAGTGACACCGGGCATCCGTTTACCGGACAATAATAACGATGATCAGGTCCGTGTTGTGACACCGGACAAAGCGAAATTACTCGGTTCCGATTATATTGTCGTCGGGCGGCCGATTACACAGAGCAGCAATCCGGCAGAAGCGTATAAAGAAATTAAACATCTGTGGGAGGGTGTATAA
- the pyrE gene encoding orotate phosphoribosyltransferase — protein MYPSVAHILLDIDAVKLSPEEPFTWASGIKSPIYCDNRQILGDVEAHRKVIELFTQQLSKFDEADVIVGTATAGIPHATLIADRLNKPSAYVRGSKKAHGTARQIEGASVNGRRVVVIEDLISTGGSSLNAVEALRADGAEVIGVAAIFSYGIEGAKEKFEEAECAYSVLCDLDTLLEVAEKRKVLDAKGADEVRRFRDGL, from the coding sequence ATGTATCCGTCAGTTGCACATATACTTTTGGATATCGATGCGGTCAAACTGTCACCTGAAGAACCGTTTACGTGGGCGAGCGGCATCAAATCACCGATTTACTGTGATAACAGACAGATTCTCGGTGATGTTGAAGCCCACCGTAAAGTAATCGAACTGTTTACACAACAGCTGTCAAAATTCGATGAAGCGGATGTTATTGTCGGTACAGCAACAGCGGGTATTCCCCATGCGACACTGATTGCCGACAGGCTGAACAAGCCGTCAGCGTATGTGCGCGGTTCTAAAAAAGCGCATGGTACTGCAAGGCAGATAGAAGGGGCTTCGGTAAATGGCAGACGGGTCGTCGTTATCGAAGACTTAATTTCAACAGGAGGCTCAAGTCTGAATGCTGTCGAAGCACTTCGGGCAGACGGCGCTGAAGTCATCGGTGTTGCTGCAATATTCTCATACGGCATCGAGGGTGCAAAAGAGAAATTTGAGGAAGCCGAGTGTGCTTACTCTGTGCTGTGCGATCTGGATACGCTGCTTGAAGTGGCAGAAAAACGTAAGGTACTGGATGCAAAAGGTGCAGACGAGGTACGTCGATTCAGAGACGGGTTATAA
- a CDS encoding Rqc2 family fibronectin-binding protein, which yields MAFDGNFTHALVDELQFLVRGKINKIQQMDNTSLLFKMRAGGKNHQLLMSSHPMYARFHITEQKYEFPFDPPMFSRILRKHIEGGFITSIEQLGNDRQVHIHIRAINDIGDDIERILILEIMGRHSNIILTDSEYKIIDGIKHLTPNNNVRTIMPGFTYEGPPTDKKLNPRTAELDELPKFIDFNSGRLKRQILKNIEGFSPVFIDEVESHVKYFNTDNIVPAIKETFKAAENIQAVYYERKKPVFYFTPLTHLGEPDKTYETLSGLLDEFYHRRNQISAIRQKSSDYLQVIEREHDKTVRKITNLEADLTEAAEKDKYQKYGELITAYMHSIGNYQESAVVMDYYTNEDIEIPLDKQLSPAENAQRYYNMYNKLKNREKLAEEQLRIAHMDVEYYSNLLHQMENITTADEVEEVRQELIEQKIIKERGRGKKKKKTHKIQLHEFETSNGLPVFVGKNNKQNDYLTNRKAQNNHLWLHTKDIPGSHVVIAHNAPDIPEEDILEAAMLAAFHSKAGQSAGVPVDYTEIKHVKNIPGTKPGFVTYSEQSTVLVDPDPDKVKQMKKD from the coding sequence ATGGCTTTTGACGGAAATTTTACACATGCACTGGTAGATGAACTCCAGTTTCTGGTGCGCGGTAAAATAAATAAAATACAGCAGATGGATAATACATCTCTTCTATTTAAAATGCGCGCAGGCGGTAAAAACCATCAGCTGCTTATGAGCAGTCACCCGATGTACGCCCGCTTCCATATCACAGAACAGAAATATGAGTTCCCTTTTGATCCGCCGATGTTTTCACGTATTTTAAGAAAACATATCGAGGGCGGTTTTATTACGTCTATTGAACAGCTCGGCAACGACCGGCAGGTGCACATTCATATCCGTGCAATTAACGATATCGGCGATGATATTGAACGCATACTGATACTTGAAATTATGGGGCGTCATTCGAATATTATTTTAACAGACAGCGAATATAAAATTATCGACGGCATTAAACATTTAACGCCGAACAATAATGTCCGGACAATTATGCCGGGCTTCACATACGAAGGCCCGCCGACAGATAAGAAGCTGAATCCGAGAACCGCAGAACTCGACGAGCTGCCGAAGTTTATCGACTTTAACTCAGGCAGGCTGAAACGCCAGATATTGAAAAACATTGAAGGCTTCAGCCCCGTGTTTATCGACGAGGTGGAATCGCATGTAAAATACTTCAACACGGATAATATCGTACCGGCAATTAAAGAGACGTTTAAAGCGGCTGAGAATATCCAGGCGGTTTATTACGAACGGAAGAAACCTGTATTTTACTTTACGCCGCTGACACATCTCGGCGAACCCGATAAGACGTATGAAACGCTGAGCGGGCTGCTCGATGAGTTTTACCACCGGCGCAACCAGATCAGCGCCATCCGCCAGAAATCGTCGGACTACCTGCAGGTCATCGAGCGTGAGCACGATAAGACTGTACGTAAAATAACGAACCTTGAAGCGGATTTAACAGAAGCGGCGGAAAAAGACAAGTACCAGAAATACGGTGAGCTGATTACAGCTTATATGCACAGCATCGGCAATTATCAGGAATCCGCAGTCGTGATGGATTACTATACAAATGAGGATATAGAAATTCCTCTCGATAAACAGCTCTCGCCTGCAGAAAATGCACAACGCTACTACAATATGTACAATAAGTTGAAAAACCGTGAGAAGCTTGCGGAAGAACAGCTTAGAATTGCACATATGGACGTTGAGTATTACAGTAATCTGCTGCATCAGATGGAAAATATCACGACGGCAGATGAAGTCGAGGAAGTCCGACAGGAATTAATCGAACAGAAGATTATTAAAGAGCGCGGCAGAGGCAAAAAGAAAAAGAAAACACATAAAATTCAGCTGCATGAGTTTGAAACATCGAACGGTCTGCCGGTTTTTGTCGGCAAGAACAATAAACAGAACGACTATTTAACGAACCGGAAAGCACAGAACAACCATCTGTGGCTCCATACGAAAGACATCCCGGGCTCACACGTCGTCATTGCACATAACGCTCCGGACATACCGGAAGAAGACATACTTGAAGCGGCAATGCTTGCCGCATTTCACTCGAAAGCGGGCCAGTCAGCAGGCGTGCCCGTTGACTATACGGAAATCAAACACGTTAAAAATATCCCGGGCACGAAACCCGGCTTCGTAACATACAGTGAACAATCGACGGTACTCGTCGATCCGGACCCTGACAAAGTTAAACAAATGAAAAAGGATTAA
- the gmk gene encoding guanylate kinase: MVSDKGLLIVLSGPSGVGKGTVRKAVFDHQETNFKYSISMTTRQKREGERDGIDYFFKSHEEFEALIAQDKFIEYAEYVGNYYGTPVDYVKDTIADGHDVFLEIEVEGAKQVREKFPDALFIFLAPPTLAQLEERLIGRGTDSQEVINHRIKEAKRELSLMNLYDYVVINDDVDTARQKIQCIVEASHLERSRVENKLRKLLLEANN, encoded by the coding sequence ATGGTATCTGATAAAGGATTGCTCATCGTTCTCTCGGGCCCTTCGGGCGTCGGTAAAGGCACAGTAAGAAAAGCTGTTTTCGACCACCAGGAGACGAATTTTAAATACTCTATTTCTATGACAACAAGACAGAAACGAGAAGGCGAACGTGATGGCATAGATTACTTTTTCAAGTCGCACGAGGAATTTGAAGCGCTGATCGCACAGGACAAGTTTATCGAGTACGCTGAATATGTAGGCAACTACTACGGCACGCCGGTAGATTACGTTAAAGACACAATTGCAGACGGGCACGATGTGTTTCTGGAAATTGAAGTTGAAGGTGCAAAACAGGTAAGGGAAAAATTCCCGGACGCTTTATTTATCTTCCTTGCACCGCCGACTCTGGCGCAGCTTGAAGAGCGTTTAATCGGCCGCGGTACGGATTCACAGGAAGTGATCAACCACCGTATTAAAGAAGCGAAACGCGAACTCAGCTTAATGAACTTATACGATTATGTCGTAATTAACGATGATGTGGATACAGCACGCCAGAAAATTCAGTGCATTGTTGAAGCGAGCCACCTCGAACGTTCACGAGTGGAAAACAAGTTAAGAAAACTTTTACTGGAGGCAAATAATTAA
- the rpoZ gene encoding DNA-directed RNA polymerase subunit omega has translation MLYPAGHELKKNVDSKYLVVTMAAKRARQLQENPEGALLDSYRSKTNVGYSLEEIAAGKVTVHK, from the coding sequence ATGTTATACCCAGCTGGTCATGAACTTAAAAAAAATGTCGATTCCAAATACCTTGTTGTAACGATGGCGGCTAAGCGCGCAAGACAGTTACAGGAAAATCCTGAAGGTGCATTACTCGACTCATACCGTTCGAAAACAAATGTCGGCTACTCTCTTGAAGAGATTGCAGCAGGCAAAGTTACAGTACACAAATAA